A stretch of Imperialibacter roseus DNA encodes these proteins:
- a CDS encoding hemolysin family protein, producing MDPNQVIIILICLAFSAFFSGVEIAFVSANRLHIELLRKQGAISGQILTRFVKNPSQFISTTLVGNTISLVLYGYYMAGLLEPWLATSLPDSLRNDVTVGLIQTLLSTFIVIITAEYTPKSIFMINPDWLLTLFAVPILIIYYVLYPFVFIIVLSSKFVITKILRFEYSEDKPIFGLIDLNNYLKNLSTSENQNDNREVDAKIFNNALEFKTVKVRDCMVPRPEIVAVDIEDGIEELKNAFIESGHSKIVIYKNTIDEVIGYCHSLEVFKKPKDIKSILTPIIIVTETSLVNELMIQFLTERKSLALVVDEYGGTSGIVSMEDIIEEIFGEINDEHDDDEDLVEEKIDQRNYILSARLEIDYLNDRYDLNLPVGDYETLGGLILSVNENIPEVNDIIEVGPFVITVYSKTDNRIDRVKLTVQNEEDRG from the coding sequence ATGGATCCAAACCAAGTCATAATTATTCTCATTTGCCTGGCTTTTTCAGCCTTCTTTTCGGGTGTAGAAATTGCGTTTGTCTCGGCCAATCGACTTCACATCGAACTTCTGCGTAAGCAGGGAGCTATTTCAGGGCAAATTTTAACCCGGTTTGTAAAAAACCCATCCCAGTTTATAAGCACAACGCTGGTAGGGAACACCATTTCATTGGTATTGTATGGGTACTACATGGCTGGGCTGCTCGAGCCCTGGCTGGCGACAAGCCTTCCTGACTCTTTGAGGAACGATGTGACGGTGGGGCTAATTCAAACCCTGCTTTCAACTTTTATAGTGATCATCACTGCGGAATATACGCCCAAGAGTATTTTTATGATCAATCCGGATTGGCTGCTCACACTGTTTGCAGTGCCAATTTTGATCATCTACTATGTGCTTTACCCCTTTGTATTTATCATCGTTCTTTCATCCAAGTTTGTTATAACAAAAATACTTAGGTTCGAGTACTCTGAGGACAAGCCCATTTTTGGACTGATTGACCTCAATAATTACTTGAAAAACTTGTCGACAAGCGAGAACCAGAATGACAACAGGGAGGTTGATGCGAAAATTTTCAATAATGCCCTTGAGTTTAAGACGGTTAAAGTGAGAGACTGCATGGTTCCACGTCCGGAGATTGTGGCAGTTGACATTGAGGATGGGATAGAAGAACTAAAAAATGCTTTTATCGAAAGTGGACATTCGAAAATCGTGATTTATAAGAACACGATTGACGAAGTGATAGGGTACTGTCATTCGCTTGAGGTATTCAAAAAGCCAAAAGACATCAAGTCTATTCTAACGCCGATTATTATCGTTACCGAAACTTCTCTTGTTAATGAGCTGATGATTCAGTTTCTGACCGAAAGAAAGAGCCTTGCATTGGTGGTAGACGAATATGGGGGCACGTCAGGTATCGTGAGCATGGAGGACATCATTGAGGAAATTTTCGGAGAGATCAACGACGAGCATGATGACGATGAGGACCTGGTAGAAGAAAAAATCGACCAGCGAAATTACATTTTAAGTGCGAGACTTGAGATCGATTACCTCAACGACAGATACGATTTGAACTTGCCGGTGGGAGATTACGAAACGCTCGGCGGTCTGATACTTTCTGTGAACGAAAACATTCCTGAGGTAAACGACATAATAGAGGTTGGCCCTTTCGTGATCACCGTTTATTCAAAAACGGACAACAGGATTGACAGAGTGAAGCTAACCGTTCAAAATGAGGAAGATAGGGGCTAG
- a CDS encoding tetratricopeptide repeat protein: protein MKKTWIFSLLFFLGIQLVAVAQPGWNWPEDRATAEEKNALYTDFLKQDNFKAALPHLDWLLANAPDLNESLYINGAKIYEGLADNEPDAAKTVQYQEQALSMYDKRIQYFGNEGDVLNRKGYTAYKYYKDNKAKYPDLIRMFEKVYELNGVNTLDNNLLAFMDVVRRFKLTGGAITDVQVLDYYDEIMAIIDLKKATGKNLDRIEKISENIDKLLTATVTVDCEFVENNLGPKLKADPTDLKLAKKILQLQLTGKCTDSPLFMTSSKIVNEKEPTYSLTKVIAQKLAAEGKNEEAFKYYNQAVELADDNQKKAEIYYDMARINASDGQKVAARANARKALSMDPSFSDAYTLIGNLYLTSYDDCRGGESKVKDRAVYIAAYEMYKKAGNSQGMEKAKEQFPSIGEIFEEGMKEGDVLSVGCWVQESVTLQRRPA from the coding sequence ATGAAAAAGACGTGGATTTTCAGTTTGCTGTTTTTCCTTGGTATCCAGCTGGTAGCGGTTGCTCAGCCAGGGTGGAATTGGCCTGAAGACAGAGCAACGGCAGAAGAGAAAAACGCTCTCTACACAGACTTCTTAAAGCAAGATAATTTCAAAGCGGCATTGCCTCACCTTGATTGGTTGTTGGCTAATGCGCCTGACTTAAATGAGTCGCTGTATATTAACGGAGCAAAGATTTACGAAGGATTAGCCGACAATGAGCCTGATGCCGCTAAAACAGTACAATATCAGGAGCAAGCGCTGTCAATGTATGATAAGCGCATCCAGTACTTTGGTAACGAAGGGGACGTGCTTAACAGAAAAGGCTACACAGCTTATAAGTACTACAAAGACAATAAGGCCAAATACCCGGATCTTATCAGAATGTTTGAAAAGGTGTACGAACTTAATGGAGTGAACACCCTCGACAACAACTTGCTGGCTTTTATGGACGTGGTTAGACGCTTTAAGCTAACCGGTGGTGCTATTACCGACGTGCAGGTGCTTGACTACTATGACGAGATCATGGCCATCATTGATTTGAAAAAGGCTACAGGCAAGAACCTGGATAGAATCGAAAAGATTTCTGAAAATATTGACAAGCTGCTTACAGCCACAGTAACCGTTGACTGCGAATTTGTAGAGAACAACCTGGGGCCTAAGCTGAAGGCAGATCCTACAGATCTTAAATTGGCTAAGAAAATTTTGCAACTTCAGCTGACTGGCAAGTGTACCGACAGCCCTCTTTTCATGACATCAAGTAAGATTGTCAACGAAAAGGAGCCGACATATTCTCTGACCAAGGTAATTGCTCAGAAGCTGGCTGCTGAAGGAAAGAACGAAGAAGCGTTTAAATATTACAATCAGGCGGTGGAATTGGCTGACGACAACCAGAAGAAGGCTGAAATCTACTATGACATGGCCAGAATCAATGCGTCTGACGGTCAGAAAGTGGCAGCTCGTGCCAACGCAAGAAAAGCCTTAAGTATGGATCCTTCTTTTTCTGATGCTTACACACTCATCGGTAACCTTTACCTGACAAGCTATGACGATTGTCGTGGAGGTGAGAGCAAGGTGAAAGACAGGGCTGTTTATATTGCTGCTTATGAAATGTATAAGAAGGCAGGTAATAGCCAGGGCATGGAAAAAGCGAAAGAGCAATTTCCTTCCATCGGAGAGATATTTGAGGAAGGCATGAAAGAGGGAGATGTCCTGAGTGTTGGCTGCTGGGTACAGGAATCTGTTACCTTGCAAAGAAGGCCAGCGTAA
- the lptC gene encoding LPS export ABC transporter periplasmic protein LptC yields MRVCLGYLISFALLIFSCEKKEDMSDMPLYEGPVMEIKDVVTLFSDSAKVRVRLEAPTQFEFENGDREFPDGVYIEFFEKDGTKSSTLRADRGEKNAKENLYKAEGNVVVISLLDGDELNTEELYWTPIKEEIFTDKFVTIRSEGEIHTGEGMTARQDFSSYSITKPTGTLTIDDPQ; encoded by the coding sequence ATGAGAGTCTGCTTAGGTTATCTTATTTCATTTGCTCTTCTTATCTTTTCTTGTGAGAAAAAGGAAGACATGTCGGACATGCCGCTTTACGAAGGGCCTGTCATGGAGATCAAGGACGTGGTCACCTTGTTTAGCGACTCCGCTAAGGTAAGAGTCAGGCTGGAAGCACCAACGCAATTCGAGTTCGAGAATGGCGACAGAGAGTTTCCTGATGGTGTCTACATCGAGTTTTTTGAGAAAGATGGCACCAAGTCATCCACCCTGAGGGCCGACAGAGGGGAGAAAAATGCTAAAGAGAATCTTTACAAGGCAGAGGGAAATGTGGTTGTGATCAGCCTTTTGGACGGAGATGAGCTAAACACAGAAGAGTTGTACTGGACCCCGATAAAAGAAGAGATTTTCACTGATAAATTTGTTACTATTAGGTCTGAAGGCGAAATCCATACTGGAGAGGGAATGACGGCCCGGCAAGATTTTTCAAGTTATTCCATCACCAAGCCAACAGGAACATTGACCATAGATGATCCACAATGA
- a CDS encoding DUF493 family protein, which yields MDPQIVSFKEKLEQEHTFPGAYIFKFIVPSEKVADVESLLPVGKLSLRSSSNNRYTSLTLEKIVESSEEVVEVYVTVKSVEGVISL from the coding sequence ATGGACCCGCAAATCGTTTCTTTCAAAGAAAAGCTGGAACAAGAGCACACATTTCCAGGAGCTTATATTTTCAAATTTATTGTTCCAAGTGAAAAAGTTGCTGACGTCGAAAGCCTCCTGCCTGTTGGAAAACTGAGTTTGAGGAGCTCCAGCAACAACCGGTACACCAGTTTGACTTTGGAGAAGATCGTCGAGTCGAGCGAGGAAGTGGTCGAAGTGTATGTTACTGTGAAGTCGGTGGAGGGCGTTATATCTTTATAA
- a CDS encoding SurA N-terminal domain-containing protein, whose amino-acid sequence MGFINKIRERTGLAVGIIALGLGLFVVGGDLLGPNSTLLGGNTNEIGEINGTTIKLDEFQSKVDELSFNFQMSQGRSPSGDDMYSIRQQAWDLLVNKYAYEEEFDGLGITVSDEEVVDMVQGNNISPEIVQAFTNPETGQFDKDQIITYLQNLSAMPAQQQAAWYNFEGTLAPARLMLKFDNLFLQTNYVTQEEAKREYVQANKIAEVKYLYVPYYTVSDSSVTVTDAELQAYLKSHADQYQRELSRSLEYISFPIIASADDTAAVIEEINEIKGLLAQSKNDSLFARANSDAPTPFRTYTPDQLPASLNDTIKTMQDGDIIGPILANDRYTVYKLSKKAEGTTGYARASHILFKGEDETQAAKSAAKAEARKILAEIKRGASFAEMARIHGTDGTATRGGDLGWFGEGRMVEPFEKAVFDATKTGLLNDVVETDFGYHIIEVTAVKTNTTYKVATIEKEIIASDDTRNMAYRDADMFALSSENLEQFRANAAEKGLEIEEAKGVAPNARRFGGLSDARTIIIWLFNDGSVGKVSEVYELDSEYVVAAMTGEQPKGLVELSAVRDDITKKVKDEKKAAVIADQLKTKTGTLDEISDQMGADATVYTMSDLKLSANALTGVGNAPEAVGKAFALAAGERSDVVKADNGVVIVETVSITEAPEVADFSTFKDQLSQRRQSRISFSLSQAIREFAEIEDERYKFF is encoded by the coding sequence ATGGGTTTCATTAATAAAATAAGAGAGAGAACTGGGTTGGCAGTAGGTATTATTGCTCTTGGGTTGGGACTATTCGTAGTAGGGGGAGATTTGCTTGGCCCAAACTCGACCTTGTTGGGCGGTAATACGAACGAAATAGGAGAAATTAATGGCACCACTATTAAGCTTGATGAATTTCAGAGCAAGGTAGACGAACTTTCGTTCAACTTTCAAATGAGTCAGGGCCGAAGCCCAAGTGGCGACGATATGTACTCTATCAGACAGCAAGCTTGGGATTTGTTGGTTAACAAGTATGCTTATGAAGAAGAGTTCGACGGGTTGGGAATAACTGTTTCTGATGAGGAAGTGGTTGATATGGTTCAGGGTAATAATATTAGCCCGGAAATCGTTCAGGCGTTTACAAACCCTGAAACTGGCCAGTTTGACAAAGACCAGATCATCACGTATTTGCAGAACCTTAGTGCCATGCCCGCACAGCAGCAGGCAGCATGGTACAACTTTGAGGGCACGCTGGCTCCGGCGAGACTGATGCTGAAGTTTGACAATTTGTTTCTTCAAACTAATTATGTCACACAGGAAGAGGCTAAAAGGGAATATGTTCAAGCCAATAAGATCGCTGAGGTAAAGTATCTTTACGTCCCTTATTACACTGTTAGCGACTCTTCTGTTACTGTAACTGACGCCGAGCTACAGGCATACTTAAAAAGCCACGCTGATCAATACCAAAGAGAACTCTCACGATCTCTTGAGTACATTTCTTTTCCTATCATTGCTTCCGCTGACGACACAGCGGCAGTGATCGAAGAGATTAATGAGATCAAAGGCTTATTAGCACAATCGAAGAATGATTCGCTTTTTGCCAGAGCCAACTCTGATGCACCGACGCCTTTTAGAACATACACTCCTGACCAGTTACCGGCGTCTTTGAACGACACTATCAAAACAATGCAGGACGGCGATATCATTGGCCCAATTTTAGCCAATGACAGGTACACTGTTTACAAGCTTTCCAAGAAAGCAGAAGGCACAACCGGCTACGCCCGTGCCAGCCACATCCTCTTCAAAGGCGAAGACGAAACCCAGGCAGCCAAAAGCGCAGCCAAGGCTGAGGCCCGGAAGATTCTTGCTGAGATAAAAAGGGGAGCAAGTTTTGCCGAAATGGCTCGTATTCACGGAACCGACGGCACAGCTACCAGAGGTGGTGATTTGGGTTGGTTTGGTGAAGGCCGCATGGTTGAGCCCTTCGAGAAGGCCGTATTTGATGCAACAAAAACCGGCCTTCTGAACGACGTAGTTGAGACAGACTTTGGGTATCATATTATAGAGGTAACTGCTGTTAAAACAAACACTACCTATAAAGTAGCTACCATAGAAAAGGAGATTATTGCCAGTGACGATACCCGTAACATGGCGTATCGTGATGCAGATATGTTTGCATTGAGCAGCGAAAACCTTGAGCAGTTTCGTGCCAATGCAGCAGAAAAGGGCCTTGAAATAGAAGAAGCGAAGGGAGTAGCACCAAATGCTAGGCGTTTCGGCGGACTTTCTGATGCCAGAACAATCATCATCTGGTTGTTCAACGACGGCAGTGTGGGCAAAGTGTCGGAGGTTTATGAGCTGGATAGCGAATATGTAGTGGCAGCCATGACTGGCGAGCAGCCTAAAGGACTTGTGGAGCTGAGTGCCGTTAGGGACGACATTACCAAAAAGGTAAAGGACGAAAAGAAGGCGGCTGTAATTGCTGATCAACTGAAAACTAAGACGGGCACTCTGGATGAAATCAGCGATCAAATGGGAGCTGATGCCACAGTCTATACAATGAGTGATTTGAAACTAAGCGCTAACGCACTTACAGGTGTGGGTAATGCGCCTGAGGCTGTTGGAAAAGCATTTGCGCTGGCAGCAGGCGAAAGGTCAGATGTGGTGAAGGCAGATAATGGAGTAGTAATTGTTGAAACTGTTTCGATCACCGAGGCCCCTGAAGTGGCTGATTTCAGTACGTTCAAAGATCAATTGAGTCAGCGTCGTCAGTCGAGGATATCATTCAGCTTGTCGCAGGCTATTCGGGAGTTTGCCGAAATAGAAGATGAGCGTTATAAGTTTTTCTGA